From Arachis stenosperma cultivar V10309 chromosome 2, arast.V10309.gnm1.PFL2, whole genome shotgun sequence, one genomic window encodes:
- the LOC130960971 gene encoding putative disease resistance RPP13-like protein 1, which yields MAAKLEGGGAYLSSFVDVVLEKLSPAQDDDSSYERNNLLGRLEKSLYDVGPVLDDAEQKQFTNEKVKSWLDDLQDALYKADDLLDELSAEAAIATQRDPGNSYSCSRVVDSYIQDSGDMEKVVRRLESVVARKNLLRLKESAKVDMSSWRTPSTSLVVSSDIFGRDNDKEEIIKLLLDNACHAELPVPVIPIVGLGGIGKTTLAQLVYSDAKVVKNFDTKAWVCVTENFDPVSLTQIILKKITSSCDSDDFESLQTNLKDELVGKRFLVVLDDVWDDRRDIWEDFLKPFRYENNGSKILLTTRSEKVASMFTAINQQYRLGLLSDQDCWSVFLKHSSLSINSEQYATLEPIGRKIVEKCKGLPLAAKTLGGLLRYKYDVGDWENILESKIWKLPENDSKIIPALRVSYHYLPSHLKRCFIYCSLFPQDYQFEKNELILLWMAEDLILPKENSTLENIGCTYFDELVARSFFQPSSIDVGVFVMHDLMHDLATFFAGKFYFRVTEFGDLQKIYNKTRHLSYMVNPNDVVIRLGEAYRGAIHMRTFLVVHLLDHYESINITSDSWHLQLLELRCLRALSFKCFFIESLPDSIDKLIHLHYLDLSYTPIVELSESLCKLHNLQTLKLTYCGHLKMLPSRMQDLVNLRHLDIEATPSLIEMPKGMSKLKHLNFLSGYILGKEEENGIRGLGSLDNLHGSLCISNLKNVNNSREALEAKMGNKKHINVLELKWIPDNDDDDDGVDFQKERNILELLQPHRNLKELSIDDYRGEIFPDWLGLSCYSNLTDLSMYSCKNCRQLPSLGQLPSLKDLRIFGFDGLERIGGEFYNNAESSHQGTPFRSLQTLIFCGMPRWREWHTPDDFDGFPKLKKLDIAECPVLSGDLPAHLPEMEQLTIWKCEELACSLPRAPKLQELLVSSSECLEDVKPHEVVIEETQQAKSVLECLLHIQSPSLQRLKIQKCSSAISISGDYLPDSWQDLRISGCSELTFSEPLQHKSLTEIHVSRCELLTLFPLGSLPNLKKLSFSECPRLASVPGLGFAPPHLEILEIDACEEMDSFGEECLPPSLTTLRISKCEKLERWLTSNGLQSEESPLRCKVEGMKDQQIQS from the coding sequence ATGGCTGCAAAACTTGAAGGTGGTGGAGCTTATCTCTCTTCCTTTGTAGATGTTGTTTTAGAGAAGCTGTCTCCAGCTCAAGACGACGACTCATCCTATGAAAGGAACAACTTGCTTGGAAGATTGGAGAAAAGTTTGTATGATGTTGGACCTGTTCTTGATGATGCTGAGCAGAAGCAGTTCACTAACGAGAAAGTCAAGAGTTGGCTTGATGATCTCCAAGATGCTCTCTATAAGGCTGATGACTTGCTCGATGAACTTTCCGCTGAAGCTGCCATTGCCACCCAAAGGGATCCAGGTAACTCTTATTCCTGCTCTCGTGTTGTTGATTCATATATTCAAGATAGTGGTGACATGGAAAAAGTAGTTCGAAGACTAGAATCTGTTGTAGCACGCAAAAATTTACTTCGTCTGAAGGAGAGTGCCAAGGTGGACATGTCATCATGGAGAACTCCATCCACATCTCTCGTTGTAAGTTCCGACATATTTGGTCGGGACAACGACAAGGAAGAGATAATCAAATTGTTGCTAGATAATGCTTGTCATGCTGAATTACCTGTCCCTGTGATTCCCATCGTGGGTCTGGGTGGAATAGGAAAAACTACTTTGGCTCAACTGGTTTACAGTGATGCCAAAGTAGTGAAAAACTTTGACACTAAAGCATGGGTATGTGTTACTGAAAATTTTGATCCTGTTAGCCTTACACAGATTATACTAAAGAAAATAACTTCTTCTTGTGACTCTGATGATTTTGAATCACTTCAGACTAATTTGAAGGATGAGTTGGTAGGAAAGagatttttagttgttttagaTGATGTCTGGGATGATCGAAGAGACATATGGGAGGATTTTCTAAAACCTTTTCGGTACGAGAATAATGGAAGTAAAATTCTCTTAACAACCCGTAGTGAAAAGGTTGCTTCTATGTTCACAGCTATTAATCAACAATACCGACTAGGTTTATTGTCTGATCAAGACTGCTGGTCTGTGTTTCTGAAGcactcatctctttctattaaTTCTGAACAATATGCAACTTTAGAACCAATCGGTAGAAAAATTGTTGAGAAGTGTAAGGGGTTACCTTTGGCTGCAAAAACACTTGGAGGTTTATTGCGTTATAAGTATGATGTAGGGGATTGGGAGAATATACTTGAAAGTAAAATTTGGAAACTCCCAGAAAATGACAGTAAGATTATTCCTGCATTAAGAGTAAGCTATCACTATCTTCCTTCACATCTAAAGCGATGCTTTATTTACTGCTCATTATTTCCTCAGGATTAtcaatttgaaaaaaatgaattaattttgcTGTGGATGGCTGAGGATCTCATACTACCAAAAGAAAACTCCACGTTAGAAAATATTGGTTGTACATATTTTGATGAGTTAGTTGCAAGGTCATTTTTTCAACCTTCTAGCATTGATGTTGGTGTATTTGTAATGCATGATCTCATGCATGATTTAGCAACATTTTTTGCTGGAAAGTTCTATTTCAGAGTCACAGAATTTGGAGATCTGCAAAAGATTTACAACAAAACTCGTCATTTGTCATATATGGTAAATCCTAACGATGTAGTCATACGACTTGGAGAGGCCTACAGGGGAGCAATTCATATGAGAACATTTCTGGTTGTTCATTTGCTTGATCATTATGAATCAATTAATATAACAAGTGATTCTTGGCACTTACAATTATTAGAATTGAGGTGTTTAAGAGCATTGTCatttaaatgtttttttattgAGTCATTGCCTGATTCGATAGATAAACTGATCCATTTGCATTATTTGGATCTCTCTTACACACCTATTGTGGAATTGTCTGAGTCATTGTGTAAATTACACAATCTCCAAACGTTGAAGTTGACTTATTGTGGTCATCTAAAGATGCTACCTAGCCGCATGCAAGATCTTGTGAACCTGCGCCATCTTGATATTGAAGCAACGCCTTCGTTGATAGAGATGCCGAAGGGAATGAGCAAGTTAAAACATCTGAACTTCTTGAGTGGTTATATTCTCGGCAAGGAGGAGGAGAATGGGATAAGAGGATTGGGATCACTTGACAATCTTCATGGCTCACTATGTATTTCCAACTTAAAGAATGTCAACAACAGCCGTGAAGCTTTGGAGGCAAAGATGGGTAACAAGAAGCACATCAACGTTTTAGAATTGAAATGGATTCCAGATAATGATGACGACGACGATGGTGTTGATTTTCAAAAAGAGAGAAACATACTTGAGTTGTTACAACCTCACCGAAACTTGAAAGAGTTATCAATTGATGATTATAGGGGTGAAATATTCCCTGATTGGTTAGGCCTTTCTTGTTACTCCAATTTAACTGACTTGAGTATGTATAGTTGTAAGAATTGCCGTCAGCTTCCTTCACTGGGACAGTTACCCTCTCTAAAGGATCTCAGGATTTTTGGATTCGATGGGTTGGAGAGAATTGGTGGTGAGTTTTACAACAACGCTGAATCATCTCATCAGGGCACACCCTTCAGATCTCTTCAAACTCTGATATTTTGTGGAATGCCTCGCTGGCGAGAGTGGCATACTCCTGATGACTTTGATGGATTTCCGAAACTTAAAAAACTTGACATAGCAGAATGTCCGGTGTTAAGTGGAGATCTGCCAGCTCACCTTCCGGAAATGGAGCAACTTACCATTTGGAAGTGCGAAGAGCTTGCATGTTCGCTGCCGAGAGCTCCCAAGCTTCAAGAATTACTTGTAAGTAGTTCTGAGTGCTTGGAGGATGTGAAACCGCACGAGGTAGTAATTGAAGAAACTCAGCAGGCGAAGTCCGTATTGGAGTGCCTGCTCCACATCCAATCGCCGTCTCTCCAACGTTTGAAAATCCAGAAGTGTTCGTCAGCCATATCAATTTCAGGAGACTATTTGCCGGATTCATGGCAAGATCTGAGGATATCTGGTTGTTCAGAATTAACATTCTCAGAGCCATTGCAACACAAGTCCCTAACGGAGATACATGTGTCCCGGTGTGAATTACTGACGTTGTTTCCATTGGGGTCCCTTCCAAATCTCAAGAAACTCTCATTCTCAGAATGCCCCCGTTTAGCATCCGTGCCGGGGCTAGGCTTTGCGCCGCCACACCTAGAGATACTGGAAATTGATGCTTGCGAAGAAATGGATTCTTTTGGAGAGGAGTGCCTCCCGCCGAGCTTGACAACTCTTCGGATCAGTAAATGCGAGAAACTAGAGAGGTGGCTAACATCCAATGGTTTGCAGAGTGAAGAATCTCCTTTGAGGTGCAAAGTGGAAGGGATGAAGGATCAACAAATTCAATCCTAA
- the LOC130960972 gene encoding protein PROTON GRADIENT REGULATION 5, chloroplastic-like isoform X2 — MATSVSATGCVGSSFYGSWGSSMAGEEYSMLAKSSQVRFGRKKGLRMQPMMKNVNEGKGIFAPIVVVTRNIIGKKRFNQLRGKAIALHSQELMQNRDRDKVSQEEWRMAWISCMKYLTNVSYIL, encoded by the exons ATGGCTACTTCAGTTTCTGCAACTGGGTGTGTTGGTTCATCGTTCTATGGAAGTTGGGGAAGTTCCATGGCAGGTGAAGAATATAGTATGCTGGCAAAATCGTCGCAAGTTCGATTTGGAAGGAAAAAAGGTTTGAGGATGCAACCAATGATGAAGAATGTGAATGAAGGGAAAGGAATCTTTGCTCCTATTGTGGTTGTCACACGCAACATCATTGGCAAGAAGCGTTTCAACCAACTTAGAGGCAAAGCCATTGCTTTACACTCTCAG GAGCTGATGCAAAACAGAGACAGGGATAAGGTTAGCCAAGAAGAATGGAGAATGGCTTGGATTTCTTGCATGAAATATTTAACAAATGTTTCATACATTTTGTAA
- the LOC130960972 gene encoding protein PROTON GRADIENT REGULATION 5, chloroplastic-like isoform X3 gives MATSVSATGCVGSSFYGSWGSSMAGEEYSMLAKSSQVRFGRKKGLRMQPMMKNVNEGKGIFAPIVVVTRNIIGKKRFNQLRGKAIALHSQVITEFCKSIGADAKQRQG, from the exons ATGGCTACTTCAGTTTCTGCAACTGGGTGTGTTGGTTCATCGTTCTATGGAAGTTGGGGAAGTTCCATGGCAGGTGAAGAATATAGTATGCTGGCAAAATCGTCGCAAGTTCGATTTGGAAGGAAAAAAGGTTTGAGGATGCAACCAATGATGAAGAATGTGAATGAAGGGAAAGGAATCTTTGCTCCTATTGTGGTTGTCACACGCAACATCATTGGCAAGAAGCGTTTCAACCAACTTAGAGGCAAAGCCATTGCTTTACACTCTCAG GTAATTACTGAATTCTGCAAATCAATAGGAGCTGATGCAAAACAGAGACAGGGATAA